A genomic region of Gemmata massiliana contains the following coding sequences:
- a CDS encoding phage portal protein has product MSNALMRAGEPTPGKITIVDHTGRPFRAERTVARRASYDAARTDNENKKHFAPADDLAAVGQLTPEVRRVLRKRTRHEVLNNCYAAGIVRTLVTDTVGTGARLQMLTDDDALNRSVEDLWRVWAAAADWPLTSRVLCGVEIVAGECFGVFRDSKRLERLGLPVTLDVRLIEPDQVAHPAGYYPLGNTNGDDGIECDEDGDPTTYLILKRHPGDPRSLWVTGQADRVDARNVLHWLRPERPGQFRGVTMLTPALPILAQLRRFTTATLTAAEVAALLAGVLELPDGNLDPNGPEDDDTPVAMDTIPLVRGMLLTVPGGAKVTQFKPEQPTTNHDMFVATKLREIGRAIDMPFGKVAGDHSRYNYSSGRMDDGPYWHGRDIHRQGLEAKVFDPALYRWFEFAKFAIPKLIGYEGQWWKLRHRWQYDARPVTDPVKDATADELNLTNGADTLAAIAARDGVSEEELIIARKRTMDLYVKHGLPLPPWLAGAQAPVRTATDEPAPAQEGTRAVA; this is encoded by the coding sequence GTGAGCAACGCACTCATGCGCGCCGGTGAACCGACGCCCGGCAAGATCACGATCGTCGACCACACCGGCCGGCCGTTCCGCGCCGAGCGCACCGTCGCCCGGCGCGCGAGCTACGATGCCGCGCGCACCGACAACGAGAACAAGAAACACTTCGCGCCGGCCGACGACCTGGCGGCGGTCGGGCAGCTCACACCCGAGGTCCGGCGCGTGCTCCGCAAGCGCACCCGGCACGAGGTGCTCAACAACTGTTACGCGGCCGGGATCGTCCGCACGCTCGTCACCGACACCGTGGGCACCGGGGCGCGGCTCCAGATGCTCACCGACGACGACGCGCTGAACCGGTCCGTCGAGGACCTGTGGCGCGTGTGGGCGGCCGCGGCCGACTGGCCCCTCACGTCGCGCGTCCTGTGCGGGGTCGAGATCGTCGCCGGCGAGTGCTTCGGCGTGTTCCGCGACTCCAAGCGCCTCGAACGGCTCGGGCTGCCCGTGACGCTCGACGTGCGGCTCATCGAGCCCGACCAGGTCGCGCACCCGGCGGGTTATTACCCGCTCGGCAACACGAACGGCGACGACGGGATCGAGTGCGACGAGGACGGCGACCCGACCACGTACCTGATCCTCAAGCGCCACCCCGGCGACCCGCGCTCGCTGTGGGTGACCGGGCAGGCGGACCGTGTGGACGCGCGGAACGTGCTCCACTGGCTCCGGCCCGAGCGCCCGGGCCAGTTCCGCGGGGTGACCATGCTCACGCCCGCGCTCCCGATCCTGGCCCAACTGCGCCGGTTCACCACCGCCACGCTCACCGCGGCCGAGGTCGCGGCCCTGCTCGCGGGCGTGCTCGAACTGCCCGACGGGAACCTGGACCCGAACGGCCCGGAAGACGACGACACCCCGGTCGCGATGGACACGATCCCGCTCGTGCGCGGGATGCTCTTGACGGTCCCGGGCGGAGCGAAGGTCACCCAGTTCAAGCCCGAGCAGCCGACCACGAACCACGACATGTTCGTCGCGACCAAGCTGCGCGAGATCGGGCGGGCCATCGACATGCCGTTCGGGAAGGTGGCCGGGGACCACTCGCGCTACAACTACTCGTCGGGCCGGATGGACGACGGCCCGTACTGGCACGGCCGGGACATCCACCGCCAGGGCCTCGAAGCGAAGGTGTTCGACCCGGCCCTGTACCGGTGGTTCGAGTTCGCCAAGTTCGCGATCCCCAAGCTCATCGGGTACGAGGGCCAGTGGTGGAAGCTCCGGCACCGGTGGCAGTACGACGCGCGCCCGGTCACGGACCCGGTGAAGGACGCGACCGCCGACGAGTTGAACCTGACCAACGGGGCCGACACGCTCGCCGCGATCGCGGCCCGGGACGGCGTGAGTGAAGAGGAACTGATCATCGCGCGGAAGCGGACGATGGACCTGTACGTGAAGCACGGGCTGCCGCTCCCGCCGTGGCTCGCGGGCGCCCAGGCCCCGGTCCGGACCGCCACGGACGAGCCGGCACCCGCACAGGAGGGCACCCGTGCCGTTGCCTGA
- a CDS encoding S49 family peptidase — protein sequence MPLPERNTLTVPTFPRATDYAGVWAIEPSAGAALWSLAQRMDLAVHVASAESPKLAAAEPYQTIKAGGGQQIALIPIAGALMKAQGSMSSATSTVAARRAVRKAAADPDVSAILLHVDSPGGTVSGTADLAADIKAAAKQKPVWAFAEDLCASAAYWIASQADQIFANTATAMIGSIGTLAVVYDLSGAAEQQGVKALVFGTGPIKGAGTPGAPVTEEQQSYFRALVEGSQKSFDAAVQKARGLTDKQLAAAKTGGVFGAPEALDRKLIDGIQSFDQTIAQLAAEARRANRSSTTRAVGPVPDRSAAVDETTVTTQTAAAGTGSTVVVAQIPAPNAVDPIALMRQQAAAEIERISGINRVCGTNTTLAAEAIRGGWAVERAELGALRASLASGVSAANPHAGPALNFGRGRWRMGSEAAPGVSASEALEAALRMSLGRTVERDYRAEVCQAAHESFRNFGLQQVLMLAAIQNGYPGSPGERITAGNLRAVLKAAFTNSDGSVDLRAAGVSNISKS from the coding sequence GTGCCGTTGCCTGAACGGAACACGCTCACCGTTCCGACGTTCCCGCGCGCCACCGATTACGCGGGCGTGTGGGCGATCGAGCCGTCGGCCGGGGCCGCGCTCTGGTCGCTGGCGCAGCGAATGGACCTCGCGGTCCACGTTGCGTCGGCCGAGTCACCGAAGCTGGCCGCGGCCGAGCCGTACCAGACGATCAAGGCGGGCGGGGGCCAGCAGATCGCGCTGATCCCGATCGCCGGGGCGCTGATGAAGGCCCAGGGGTCGATGTCGAGCGCGACCAGCACGGTCGCGGCACGGCGCGCGGTGCGCAAGGCCGCGGCCGATCCCGACGTGTCCGCGATCCTGCTCCACGTCGACAGCCCGGGCGGGACTGTAAGCGGGACCGCGGACCTCGCGGCCGACATCAAGGCCGCTGCGAAACAGAAGCCCGTGTGGGCGTTCGCCGAGGATTTGTGTGCGTCCGCCGCGTACTGGATCGCGTCCCAGGCGGACCAGATTTTTGCGAACACCGCGACCGCGATGATCGGGTCCATCGGCACGCTCGCCGTGGTGTACGACCTGTCCGGCGCGGCTGAACAGCAGGGCGTCAAGGCGCTCGTGTTCGGGACCGGGCCGATCAAGGGCGCCGGAACGCCCGGGGCGCCGGTCACCGAGGAACAACAGTCGTACTTCCGCGCCCTGGTCGAGGGCTCACAGAAGTCGTTCGACGCGGCCGTGCAGAAGGCGCGCGGGCTCACCGACAAGCAACTGGCAGCGGCGAAGACGGGCGGGGTGTTCGGGGCGCCCGAGGCCCTGGACCGCAAGCTCATCGACGGTATCCAGTCGTTCGACCAGACCATCGCTCAGCTCGCCGCGGAGGCGCGCCGGGCCAACCGATCGAGTACCACCCGGGCCGTTGGCCCGGTTCCTGACCGGAGTGCAGCCGTGGACGAGACGACCGTTACCACCCAAACCGCGGCCGCGGGCACCGGATCTACGGTCGTCGTGGCCCAGATCCCCGCACCAAACGCGGTCGATCCGATCGCGCTGATGCGCCAGCAGGCCGCGGCCGAGATCGAGCGCATCAGCGGGATCAACCGCGTGTGCGGCACGAACACCACGCTCGCGGCGGAAGCGATCCGCGGCGGGTGGGCGGTCGAGCGGGCTGAACTGGGCGCCCTGCGCGCGTCGCTCGCTTCGGGCGTGTCGGCCGCGAACCCGCACGCGGGTCCGGCCCTGAACTTCGGGCGCGGGCGCTGGCGCATGGGGTCCGAAGCGGCCCCCGGCGTGAGCGCGTCCGAGGCCCTCGAAGCGGCGCTCCGGATGTCGCTCGGGCGCACCGTCGAGCGCGACTACCGGGCCGAGGTGTGCCAGGCCGCCCACGAGAGCTTCCGCAACTTCGGGCTCCAGCAGGTGTTGATGCTGGCCGCGATCCAGAACGGGTACCCGGGCTCGCCCGGCGAACGCATCACCGCGGGGAACCTGCGCGCGGTTTTGAAGGCCGCGTTCACGAACAGCGACGGGAGCGTCGACCTGCGCGCTGCAGGCGTATCGAACATCTCGAAGTCCTAG
- a CDS encoding recombinase family protein: MFKNSSKSDWSLSSTPLAYSYIRFSTPEQRKGDSLRRQTKAVTEWCDRNNVRLDISTTLQDLGKSAFLGEHRKNHDRYALAAFLKMVDDGKIPHGSFLVVENLDRLTREHLRAAVTLFLSIQERGVNIVTTSPEKVYRHDSQDMIDIILAVVELSRGHGESARKSELGGKAWRAKRDAARRGEVQPSRREGRVSGMNLLTHKLPLWVEEKGGKLVAIPERAAAVKRIFALGAAGHGAVTIIKQLKQENVKAFSKSGRWSKSYIIRILRDRRALGDYQAHDHGKPDGDPISGYYPAVVTEAEFYAALKPLTARKAGLQPVTRLGKHVNLFAGLLRDAHGGSYNPNTQHTRVLVNYTALEGYDRRRTFPLAVFERALLEHLVEIEPHEIIGGDKSEDEVVSLSRQLDGIESELSLAVRWMDDNGFSAAIAARIRQLEEKKRSASEQLDDAKRRVSTPVNGAWKEFRNLAEVMDKSKNPIDTRVRLRAALRRAIDHIVMLVIPRGTGRDRFCMVTVIFAGGKDRRWYRIWYQSGSNGRPARQAANAFDFGESDDLDLTKPELIAHMEDHFSNMDNDQLQEFLEESMVELK; this comes from the coding sequence ATGTTTAAAAACAGTAGCAAATCGGACTGGTCCTTGTCAAGCACTCCGCTCGCCTATTCCTACATTCGTTTCAGCACCCCCGAGCAACGTAAAGGCGACTCACTCCGACGTCAAACCAAAGCGGTCACCGAGTGGTGCGATCGAAATAACGTGCGACTCGACATATCCACCACTCTCCAAGACTTGGGTAAAAGTGCTTTCCTCGGGGAACATCGGAAGAACCACGATCGCTACGCACTGGCGGCCTTCCTCAAGATGGTGGATGACGGGAAGATTCCGCACGGCTCATTCTTGGTGGTTGAGAATTTGGACCGCCTCACCCGCGAACACTTACGGGCTGCGGTGACGCTGTTCCTCTCGATTCAAGAGCGAGGCGTTAACATCGTCACCACTTCGCCCGAGAAGGTCTATCGTCACGACTCACAGGACATGATCGATATCATTCTCGCAGTCGTTGAACTCTCGCGTGGACACGGTGAGAGCGCGCGAAAATCGGAACTCGGCGGGAAGGCGTGGAGGGCCAAGCGTGACGCGGCTCGCCGGGGCGAAGTTCAGCCTTCACGGAGGGAAGGGCGCGTCAGCGGAATGAATCTCCTCACACACAAATTACCCCTCTGGGTCGAGGAGAAGGGCGGCAAATTGGTAGCTATTCCCGAGCGGGCCGCGGCCGTAAAACGCATCTTCGCATTGGGCGCGGCGGGTCACGGTGCGGTCACGATCATCAAGCAACTCAAACAGGAAAATGTAAAAGCATTCAGCAAATCGGGTCGCTGGAGCAAGTCTTACATCATTCGCATTCTTCGCGACCGCCGCGCGCTCGGGGATTATCAAGCCCACGATCACGGGAAACCCGACGGCGACCCGATCTCGGGCTACTACCCGGCCGTGGTGACGGAGGCCGAATTTTACGCGGCACTTAAGCCTTTGACAGCTCGAAAAGCCGGACTACAACCGGTCACTCGTTTGGGAAAGCACGTTAACCTGTTCGCCGGCCTGCTTCGTGACGCGCATGGCGGGAGCTACAACCCAAACACCCAGCACACCCGCGTGCTGGTCAATTACACCGCTCTAGAAGGTTACGACCGTCGCAGAACGTTTCCCCTTGCTGTGTTTGAGCGTGCATTACTTGAACACCTTGTCGAAATCGAACCGCACGAGATAATCGGTGGCGACAAATCGGAAGACGAAGTCGTATCGCTGAGCCGCCAACTCGACGGAATCGAATCTGAACTATCTCTCGCTGTTCGATGGATGGATGATAACGGGTTCTCAGCCGCGATTGCCGCACGAATCCGCCAGCTGGAAGAAAAGAAACGGTCCGCGTCGGAGCAACTAGATGATGCGAAGCGCCGCGTGTCGACCCCGGTCAACGGCGCCTGGAAAGAGTTCCGAAACTTGGCCGAAGTGATGGATAAAAGCAAGAATCCGATCGATACTCGTGTTCGACTTCGAGCGGCCCTTAGACGGGCTATCGATCACATCGTGATGTTGGTTATCCCCCGCGGCACGGGCCGGGACCGCTTTTGCATGGTGACAGTCATCTTCGCCGGGGGGAAAGACCGGCGCTGGTACCGCATCTGGTATCAGTCCGGAAGTAACGGCCGCCCGGCACGTCAGGCGGCTAATGCATTTGATTTTGGCGAGTCGGACGACTTGGACCTAACGAAACCGGAGTTGATTGCCCACATGGAAGATCATTTTTCCAACATGGACAACGATCAATTACAGGAGTTCCTTGAGGAAAGCATGGTGGAGCTAAAGTAA